One window of the Polypterus senegalus isolate Bchr_013 chromosome 18, ASM1683550v1, whole genome shotgun sequence genome contains the following:
- the nfkbiab gene encoding nuclear factor of kappa light polypeptide gene enhancer in B-cells inhibitor, alpha b: protein MAGFAAMNSNQRDYFMAEERDLKPGKQMNYAEDRLDSGLDSLKEDEYQKILSEMEDMSMEPQRERPSEPWKTQTTEDGDTLLHLAVIHEEKGCALQIIDRLRGDPYLNIQNNQRQTPLHLAVITEQADIVASLLKAGCDPLLVDHSGNTALHIACSKGSQNCFGVLTQFSGKHLSSLVGAVNYNGHTSLHLATLFGFLHLVEDLIKLGADVNAQEQCNGRTSLHLAVDMQNYQLVDLLILNGANVNSLTYGGYSPYHLTHGRQNQDIQRLLFCLTRPDLRDLTSDSEDSDDSELEDLYSENDEMYDDIHLAGC, encoded by the exons ATGGCAGGTTTTGCAGCAATGAACAGCAACCAAAGGGATTATTTCATGGCAGAGGAACGGGATTTAAAACCAGGGAAACAAATGAATTATGCGGAAGACAGGCTCGACAGTGGTTTGGATTCTCTTAAAGAGGATGAATATCAGAAGATCCTTTCTGAAATGGAAGACATGAGTATGGAGCCCCAGCGGGAGCGCCCTAGTGAGCCCTGGAAAACGCAGACCACCGAGGACGGAGACAC GCTGCTCCACTTGGCTGTTATTCATGAAGAGAAGGGCTGTGCTTTGCAGATCATCGACAGATTGCGTGGTGATCCCTACCTGAACATCCAGAACAACCAAAGACAG actcCCCTTCACTTGGCGGTAATTACCGAACAAGCGGACATCGTCGCCTCGTTGCTGAAAGCCGGCTGTGACCCCCTGCTTGTCGATCATTCAGGAAACACTGCACTTCACATTGCCTGCAGCAAGGGTTCCCAGAACTGCTTTGGGGTCCTCACCCAGTTTAGCGGCAAGCATCTGTCTTCTCTCGTCGGTGCTGTAAACTACAACG GTCACACAAGTCTTCATCTGGCCACACTTTTTGGATTTCTCCACTTGGTGGAAGACCTCATTAAACTGGGAGCAGATGTGAATGCTCAG GAGCAGTGCAATGGCCGAACATCCTTGCACTTAGCAGTGGACATGCAGAACTACCAGCTAGTGGACCTTCTCATCTTGAACGGGGCCAATGTGAACAGTCTGACCTATGGTGGCTACTCCCCCTACCACTTGACTCACGGCCGACAGAACCAAGACATCCAGCGGCTCTTGTTTTGTCTGACACGGCCAGATTTACGAGATTTGACCTCTGATAGTGAAGATTCAGACGATTCAGAATTGGAGGACTTGTACTCTGAAAATGACGAG ATGTATGATGATATTCACTTAGCTGGATGCTAG